The genomic DNA TTTATCTTGAATATTTTGATGAATTTTTCGATAGTATTTTAAATATAAAAAATCATACATCAGAAACAGTTGATTATACAAGTATTGAAAGAAATACAAACAAAAAAATATCACCAATGATGGTACAAGAATTATTATCCCTTAAATCGTCAGAGGTTAAAAGGATAAAAAACATAACAAGACAATTTTTAGAAAAAGCATATAATGCAGGAATTGTACAAGAGAAAAATACGGTTTATTATAAAGAACCATATAATGAAAAATTTATGAAATTGACTCCGTTACAGCAATCAATAGTTGATACCTTTACATCACCAAATTATATTTATGATGAAGCTAAAACTAAAAAGAATATAAAAGAGAAAGTTTCTCAAATAAAGGATCAATATTTAGAAATAAAAGCAGGAACATTGATTGCAAAAACTGGAGAAGTAATAAATGAACGACGTATGAAAATACTAGAGGCTTGTGGTGTTTACTCATATAATAAAAGTATTGGAATTTTTATTGCAAACTTTTTATATCTAGGAATTATATCAGCACTATTTTATACAATATTTTTTTCTAACTATAAGAAAGAAATTTTAAATAAAAATATTTATCGTTCGTCATTTTTAATTATGACAGGGATTTTATTAGCAGTAAGATTTATAAATATTGATTTTAGATATTTAATTCCAGTAGATATAGCATTTTTCTTATTAGTACTTTTAATTAATAAAAATTATGCTGTTTCTTTGTATTCATTTGTGCTATTATTTTTATTGCCGATATTTAATTATGATCTTAAATTTTTAGCAATATATTTTATAGCCTTGTCTTTTGCTGCACATATTACAGGAAGAGTTAATACAAGATCTGGAATAATAGCAGCAGGAGTTCAATTAGCAATATTAAAAGTTGTAATGTATCTGCTACTTTCATTTTTCAGTGAAACAGAAAACTTTAGTGTTGCAATAAATGCTGGATTTATTATATTAGCTGGATTACTTTCTGGAATGCTTACAATAGCATTTCTACCTTATTTTGAGAAAACTTTTAATATATTGACAATATTTAGATTGCTAGAGCTTGGAGATTTATCACATCCACTTTTAAAGAAAATCTCTATTGAAGCACCTGGAACATTTCAACATTCGATGATGGTTGCAACACTTTCTGAAAATGCAGCTACATCTATAGGAGCAAATGCCGTATTTTGTAGAGTCGCTTCTTATTATCATGACTTAGGTAAGACGAAAAGACCTAAGTTTTATGTAGAAAATCAGGAAAATGGAATTAATCCTCATAATAAGATATCACCATTTATGAGTACTTTAATTATTACTTCTCACACAAGAGATGGAGCAGAACTTGCAAAAGAGTATCAAATTCCAAAAGAAATAAGAGATATAATGTATGAACATCAAGGTACTACATTTTTAGCTTATTTTTATAATGCAGCTAAAAAATTAG from Fusobacterium hominis includes the following:
- a CDS encoding HD family phosphohydrolase — encoded protein: MKNINLFGLKVMFEVKRNRNSDENIYSSEYSLREKIIYLIAIMFVMALSSKFFLLSSNNNYKVGDIVKSDIYAPSTIIFKDNSAKEKIIENMIQKSGKEYIYSSDAEKIYLEYFDEFFDSILNIKNHTSETVDYTSIERNTNKKISPMMVQELLSLKSSEVKRIKNITRQFLEKAYNAGIVQEKNTVYYKEPYNEKFMKLTPLQQSIVDTFTSPNYIYDEAKTKKNIKEKVSQIKDQYLEIKAGTLIAKTGEVINERRMKILEACGVYSYNKSIGIFIANFLYLGIISALFYTIFFSNYKKEILNKNIYRSSFLIMTGILLAVRFINIDFRYLIPVDIAFFLLVLLINKNYAVSLYSFVLLFLLPIFNYDLKFLAIYFIALSFAAHITGRVNTRSGIIAAGVQLAILKVVMYLLLSFFSETENFSVAINAGFIILAGLLSGMLTIAFLPYFEKTFNILTIFRLLELGDLSHPLLKKISIEAPGTFQHSMMVATLSENAATSIGANAVFCRVASYYHDLGKTKRPKFYVENQENGINPHNKISPFMSTLIITSHTRDGAELAKEYQIPKEIRDIMYEHQGTTFLAYFYNAAKKLDPTVEKDEFRYSGPKPKTKESAIIMLADSIEAAIRSLDEKTPMNMESMIRKIISGKIEDNQLSEANLTFQEIEVIIKTFVRTLVSIHHVRIKYPGQEKITNKTKE